A genomic window from Algoriphagus sp. Y33 includes:
- the fabF gene encoding beta-ketoacyl-ACP synthase II has protein sequence MNSKRVVITGLGALSALGNDVKTNWRNAKESVSGAGAITYFNAEKFKTRFASEIKNFDPTLKLDRNEIKRADLYTQYGLYAASEAMEDSGLDVSQLASPFDAGVIWGTSQGGMNTFEKEMKEFVENDLSPRFNPFFIPKYLVNMASGVISMKYGFMGINYTPVTACASSNSAIMDAFNYIKWGKAKVIITGGSDAPITEASMGGFNALKALSTRNENPTLASRPFDADRDGFVMGEGAAALILEEYEHAKKRGAKIYGEVVGAAMTADAYHLTATHPEGEGAYTCMKFALEEAGLSIQDVDYLNAHATSTPTGDLSEIKAVSRLLNGTYDKLHISSTKSMTGHLLGAAGAIEAIFCVKAINEGVVPATINTENLDPAIPTGIQIVTKNVVEKKIKVALSNTFGFGGHNATVIFKEFV, from the coding sequence ATGAATTCAAAAAGAGTAGTTATTACGGGCTTGGGGGCACTTTCTGCTCTTGGCAATGATGTGAAGACCAACTGGAGAAATGCTAAGGAAAGCGTAAGCGGTGCGGGTGCAATCACCTATTTTAATGCTGAAAAATTCAAAACCCGATTTGCCAGCGAAATCAAAAATTTTGATCCTACGCTGAAACTCGACAGAAATGAGATCAAACGCGCTGATCTCTATACTCAATATGGCCTGTATGCAGCTTCCGAAGCAATGGAAGATTCCGGTTTGGATGTTTCCCAATTGGCTTCACCGTTTGATGCAGGTGTGATCTGGGGCACAAGCCAAGGCGGTATGAATACGTTTGAAAAAGAGATGAAAGAGTTTGTGGAAAATGATTTAAGCCCACGATTCAATCCTTTTTTCATTCCTAAGTATCTGGTGAATATGGCTTCAGGAGTGATTTCCATGAAGTACGGCTTTATGGGAATCAATTATACTCCTGTGACAGCCTGTGCATCTTCCAACAGTGCGATCATGGATGCTTTCAATTACATCAAGTGGGGCAAAGCCAAAGTGATTATCACGGGTGGTTCGGATGCTCCGATTACGGAAGCTTCTATGGGAGGATTTAATGCGCTGAAAGCACTTTCTACACGAAATGAAAATCCTACACTGGCCTCAAGACCATTTGATGCAGATAGAGATGGTTTTGTGATGGGAGAAGGTGCTGCTGCTTTGATCTTGGAGGAATATGAGCATGCAAAGAAACGCGGCGCAAAGATCTATGGAGAAGTAGTGGGGGCAGCCATGACAGCCGATGCTTATCATTTGACGGCCACTCACCCGGAAGGTGAGGGAGCCTATACCTGCATGAAGTTTGCCTTGGAAGAAGCTGGCTTGAGTATACAGGATGTGGACTACCTTAATGCCCATGCTACTTCTACTCCGACAGGCGACTTGAGTGAAATCAAGGCTGTGTCAAGACTGCTGAATGGCACCTACGATAAACTGCATATTTCCTCTACTAAATCCATGACAGGGCATTTGCTGGGAGCTGCGGGAGCAATAGAAGCTATCTTCTGCGTCAAGGCAATCAATGAAGGCGTAGTGCCGGCAACTATCAATACAGAAAATTTAGATCCGGCAATTCCTACGGGAATTCAGATAGTGACCAAGAATGTTGTCGAGAAAAAAATAAAAGTTGCCTTGAGCAATACCTTTGGTTTCGGAGGGCATAATGCGACAGTGATTTTCAAAGAGTTTGTCTAA
- a CDS encoding acyl-CoA dehydrogenase, translating to MEKSKLFSHELATKAEELGYLPEEWLAEIYSEKWFKIFVPKDLGGLGCTLPEALEIEEKLAKLDGSLGWTVTLCAGAAWFVGFMDESLRNDIFPDEKLCLAGSGFVGGKANLVDEKYIISGSWTYASGALHATHLTANCGILEDGKALLDGKGKPVIKAFVLDRKDVTILDGWNYMGMVATGSHAFRCDDVEVPLNRCFEILPEKAQLTASVYQYPFLQFAEATLAANILGISLHLKELIEQSFWRRHEYRSYDKKHLEYFLKLLGKQEEKLQNLRDEFYHQVNASWGELEKKGKISDSRLKKISEVSRILTQKCRKITGRLYPFSGLEAAKTHTELNRVWRDFNTVGQHVLLIFPF from the coding sequence ATGGAAAAGTCAAAACTGTTTAGCCACGAACTCGCTACCAAAGCAGAAGAACTTGGATACCTTCCCGAGGAATGGCTGGCTGAGATTTATTCCGAAAAATGGTTTAAGATTTTTGTGCCAAAGGACTTGGGAGGACTGGGTTGTACCCTGCCTGAAGCCTTGGAAATTGAGGAAAAACTGGCAAAGCTGGACGGGAGTCTGGGATGGACAGTGACGCTCTGTGCAGGTGCAGCCTGGTTTGTCGGCTTTATGGATGAGTCACTTCGTAATGATATTTTCCCCGACGAAAAACTCTGCTTGGCAGGAAGTGGATTTGTAGGAGGAAAAGCCAATTTGGTGGATGAAAAGTACATCATTTCCGGAAGTTGGACCTATGCATCGGGAGCCTTGCATGCTACACATCTCACTGCCAATTGCGGGATATTGGAAGATGGGAAGGCACTGTTGGATGGAAAAGGAAAGCCGGTGATCAAAGCTTTTGTCCTCGACAGAAAAGATGTAACTATTCTTGACGGTTGGAATTACATGGGAATGGTAGCTACAGGAAGCCATGCTTTTCGATGCGATGACGTTGAAGTTCCACTAAACCGTTGCTTTGAAATTCTTCCGGAAAAAGCTCAATTGACTGCTTCCGTTTACCAATACCCCTTTCTTCAGTTTGCCGAAGCTACGCTTGCAGCGAATATTTTGGGTATTTCTCTTCACTTAAAGGAATTGATAGAGCAGTCGTTTTGGAGAAGGCATGAGTACAGAAGCTATGATAAAAAGCATCTTGAGTACTTCCTTAAACTACTGGGAAAGCAAGAGGAAAAACTTCAAAATCTTCGGGATGAGTTTTATCATCAAGTCAATGCTTCATGGGGTGAACTGGAAAAAAAAGGAAAAATATCAGATTCTAGATTGAAGAAAATTAGCGAAGTAAGCAGAATACTTACCCAAAAATGCCGTAAAATTACTGGACGGCTCTACCCCTTCTCAGGTTTGGAAGCTGCCAAAACCCATACCGAACTGAATCGGGTCTGGCGGGATTTTAATACAGTCGGTCAGCATGTCCTGCTGATATTTCCGTTTTAG
- the pnuC gene encoding nicotinamide riboside transporter PnuC — protein MLLYIDMSLLAEQIKSTSVLEWFAVGFGVTSVLLARKNNVLLYPAGIIGISCSGFLLVDAKLYAETLLNAYYLIMSIYGWAMWKNRSNSGASQISRSTVTEQKITWAIALGGWVFLYFMLTNFTDSDVPVIDAFVSSTAWAGMWLLAKRKLENWIWLNVSNIVAIPLLFHKQLILISFLTIFLFVIAILGYFDWKKELDHAHGKVKTV, from the coding sequence ATGCTATTGTATATTGACATGAGTCTGCTCGCTGAGCAGATCAAATCCACGAGTGTACTGGAATGGTTCGCTGTGGGTTTTGGAGTCACCTCAGTGCTGCTCGCCCGCAAAAACAATGTGTTGCTCTATCCCGCGGGCATCATCGGAATCTCGTGTTCGGGCTTCTTGCTTGTGGATGCCAAGCTCTACGCCGAAACCCTGCTCAATGCTTATTACCTAATAATGAGTATTTATGGCTGGGCCATGTGGAAAAACAGATCGAATTCCGGGGCCTCGCAAATCTCAAGAAGTACAGTTACTGAGCAGAAAATCACCTGGGCAATCGCCCTCGGCGGCTGGGTATTTCTCTATTTTATGCTTACCAATTTTACCGACTCCGATGTGCCTGTGATCGATGCTTTTGTATCCTCTACTGCCTGGGCAGGGATGTGGCTTCTGGCAAAAAGAAAGTTGGAAAACTGGATATGGCTGAATGTGTCAAATATCGTAGCCATTCCTTTGCTCTTTCACAAGCAACTGATTCTAATCTCATTTCTCACCATTTTCCTTTTCGTCATAGCCATTTTGGGTTATTTCGATTGGAAAAAAGAACTAGACCACGCCCATGGAAAAGTCAAAACTGTTTAG